ttggccaattcacgtctcataccctcaaagttacctttctttaagttcagaaccattgtttctgaattaacaatgtcactctccatcctaatgaagaactcaaccatattatggtcactcttgcccacccaagggggcacgtacaacaagactgctaactaacccttcctcattactcaatacccagtctaaaatagcctgctctctcgttggttcctctacatgttgatttagataactatcccgcatacattccaagaaatcctcttcctcagcacccctgccaatttgattcacccaatctatatgtagattgaagtcacccattataacggttttgcctttgtcgcacgcatttctaatttcctgtttgataccatctccaacttcactactactgttaggtggcctgtacacaacacccaccagcgttttctgccccttagtgtttcgcagctctacccataccgattccacatcctccaaactaatgtccttcctttccattgcgttaatctcctctctaatcagcaacgctaccccacctccttttcctttctctctatccctcctgaatattgaatatccctggatgttcagctcccagccttggtcaccctggagccatgtctccgtgatcccaactatatcatagtcattaatagctatctgcacattcaactcatccaccttattacgaatgctccttgcattgagacacaaagccttcaggcttgtttttacaacactcttaccccttatacaattatgttgaaagtggccctttttgatttttgccctggttttgtctgcctgccacttttacttttcaccttgctacctattgcttctaccctcattttacacccctctgtctctacgctcacacatttaagaaaccctttccctttaactccatcctccactatcccattcgacaccccaccccccttattcagtttaaaaccacccgtgtttgAGTGTGATGATGATCTGGTGactccaatagacaatagttgcaggagtaggccattcggaccctctggtcagcaccgccatttaatgtgatcgtggctgatcatccacaatctgtaccccgtttctgccttctcaccatatcctctgactcctctatctttaagaggtcttgaaagcatccagagaattggcctccactgccttctgtggcagagaattccacagattcacatctttcagggtgaaaaagttttacctcatctccgttctaaatggcctaccccatctccgttctaaatggcttaccccttattcttaaactgtggtccctggttctggctcCAGCAGCAGCTGCAGCTGTCCCTGCCTGCAGTATGATCGCCAGTCTGCCCCGTGTGGTTCATGGTGGCATGGCTTGGGCAGTAACAGtaccctgccccctccccatgCTCTGGGCTATAGGGTCATGGTTCAGGCTTCATTTCAGACTGCAACACATAAACCTGGTCAAGAGTTGCTGTTTGTTGCTATTGGAAGAGTGATGCAGAGGGAATGCTGCACTGTGGAGGGACCGTACTGAAGAAatgccacactgtgggaggggcaataCTGAGGCAGTGCCGCACTATAGAAGGTGGCGTGCTCATGGAGTGCTGCACTATGAGAAGGGCAGGGCAGATGGAGCACCACACTGAGGGAGCATCGAGCTTAGAAAGGGGCAGTGTTGAGAGactgtgggaggggtggtgagggagTGCTGTACTGTGGCATGGGTggtgctgagggagagctgcACTGTGCGAGGGACAGCACTGAAAGAGGCTGCAAAGTGGCAAGGGGAAAGAGGAAGCAGGTGACCAGAGGTTCCAGATGTTTCTGTTGTGCCCCACTTGGGAGAACTTTGCCTTTTCACCCCTTTTTCCTCTCCTCCATTTCCACTCTTGAGTACGATTGTTGAAGAGAAACATGTTCTAATAATTACTTTCTCCTAACTTTACCAGGATCGGCCTGTTTGAAGACTAAGCTGTAACAGATTGGTGGTTATGTTAAATAATGTGAATATACTGGGCCTCTGCATCATTCAGTAAAATGAAATAATTTGATACCACCAGGCCCacatgaggaaactaaaacataagagcagaattgtAGTCTTCCCGTGTGTAGGCTGATGCTCTGTGACTGAGAGTATCTGACTTCAGCCATTTGAACAGCTCGTTTCACTCCTTCACTGGCTGACAcccatccctcttcctccccagGCTGCCTGCTTCACATCAGCAGTGCCAGCATCCTGAATTTATGAAGCTGCAGCAATGTTACGCTGCCAGGGCATTGTTCACAAGCACATTAAAATAAACAAAGTGTTCCTGTCCATGGGTAGGTACGCTGATGGGTCACTGTGTGGTGTGTTCTAATCCACTACTGCACGGACCCCTCAGTGTAACCTGGATATGAGCACGAGACAGCCGAACCGGTGAGGTAGGTTGGGGATGCGGAGCCAGCAAGGTTGGTTGGGGATGTGGAGGCAGCAAGTTTGATTGGGGATGTAGAGGCAGCAAGGTTGGTTTGGGATGCGAAGCCAGCAAGGTTGGTTGGGGAAGTGGAGCCAGCAAGTTTGGTTGGGGATGTAGAGGCAGTAAGGTTGGTTGGGGATGCAAAGCCAGCAAGGTTGGTTGGATATGTGGAGCCAGCAAGGTTGGTTGGAGATGTGGAGCCAGCAAGTTTGGTTGAGGATGTGGAGCCAGCAAGGTTGGTTGGGGATGTGGAGCCAGCAAAGTGGTTAGGGATATGGAGCCAGCAAGTTTGGTTGGGATGTGGAGGCAGCAAGTTTGATTGGGGATGTAGAGGCAGCAAGGTTGGTTGGAGATGTGGAGCCAGCAAGTTTGGTTGGGGATGTGGAGCCAGCAAGGTTGGTTGGGGATGTGGAGCCAGCAAGGTTGGTTAGGGATATGGAGCCAGCAAGTTTGGTTGGGATGTGGAGCCAGCAAGGTTGgttattaagcccctgtcccacttaggaaacctgaacggaaacctctggagactttgcgccccacccaaggtttccgtgcggttcccggaggttggaggtagtggaagcaggtaggagactgacaaaaacctccgggaacctcacggaaacctagggtggggcgcaaagtctccagaagtttcctaagtgggacagagggatgtggaggcaGCAAGGTTGGTTGGGGATGTGTAGCCAAAAAGGTTGGTTGGAGATGTGGAGCCAGCAAGGTTGGTTGGAGATGTGGAGGCATTGTGGTTGGGGATGTGGAGGCAGTGTGATTGGTGACCTGTGCTCTTTCTCTTCCGACAGATGAGCCCATTCATCTGCGCCGTGACGTGGTGCTGCTGACAGACGACCGCAACATGAGGGTGAAGGCCATAACTCGCAACGTGCCCGTCAGAGCCATCCCCGTGTTTCTGAAGTGGGCCAAGGTGGGATGAAGCAGCAGAGCCAGGAAAACTGCCATTCTGTGGATTCCAGTGAGTGTCGTCGGGAGGCCCAGGCTTGACATGGCTACCTACTCCTCCATTAAAAAGCTAACATTAAGAGATGATGAGAATCAATATGCAGCAGAAGATTGTGTGATTCCAAGGGCACCAAATCAAGCAAGCTGAAGAATGCAGGTCCTGATGATTCGTCTCGATGGTTCTTTAGGAGCAGCTAGTCGTGGTGGGTTAATAGTGACAACTGAGCATCCTGATGCAGGTTAGTGAGAGGCAGCTGTTGCACACATTGAAGGCAGGGACACTCCCTGATGGGATTGTTCCATTGGAGCCTGGTACATTTGTGGCAGAGACGGAGCACAACCGCTCTGCAATACCTACCCCTATCCTGATCTGTCTCGTCAGATTGGCAGAGCAGAAAGGTGCCAGCCTCTGATGATTTGTTTTGCTGCTGGGTCTACCGTGTCAATGTTTAGACAGGAGAAAtttcacacacacaaaaaaaaagtttGCAAAGAGAACTTTGCGTCAGCTTGAGAacagggcggtggtggaggcttaGCCTGAGAGATTGTGTCAGGGGTCACAGCCACATGCTACAGCCAGAGGCCACTTTTAATTGCGAGAGTGTTCCTGGCATCAGCCTATCAGGTTGACGTGTGTTCTTTGCAGGATGGAGCCTATACAAGTTGAATTAGAGGGATGTTTTATCCAAGTGAGGTTTAATAGTGTCCTTGGTGCTGGACTGGACTGCGGTGAGTCAGGTGTAGGGCAGAGAGTGTGTTGCATAAGCAGATCCTTATGTGAACCAGTATTATACATCTGCCCTTTCAAACACCGCTCGATGTCCAAGACCTTTGGCATTTGgcgagagttagagagagagaatCTTGCCTTGCAAAATATCTGCTGGAGGAGGGTGGAAGGGAATTGAGTTACACTGCAGGCCCAATGATTGAGATACCTGGTGGTTTCCAAATCCCTGCTCTGTGCCAAGCTATCAAGTAGCTGAGCCAACTACTCAACGTTGTGAGTGTAGAGGCACAGGGCTCCCAGTTCCTTCCTCTGATGGTTGGGATTTAAGCCTTTTAAGGGGCATAAGGAATTTCAAAAGTTGCTTTATTTTACACATTTCAGAACTGGTtttcattgttttatttttttaacacaTAGTCTTAAGTGGTTAGGTTTAGCTAGAGCATAGCTAGGTGCCTGCATTTGGTTTTATTTCGTGTTGATGTGCTTCATAGGATAGAGGAAGCTCTTGGTTTTAGTGCAGTGAAAGTGAGTGCAATATAATTTAGGTGAGTCGCGAACACTTTCGCAGGACGCGCCGCTGAGCCGTCAGTTTCCAGTAGGCTTCTGCCGGTCTTGTAACATCGCACGCACCTCTTCCCCCGTGTGATCGACAGCCATTGCTATGTAGCAGGAGGTTTAACCGCTAATTAGTATTCATTTAACTACCAGTCCAATAAAAATGGAGATTAAAAGCCACGTCTGTAACGTTTTAATTGATATTTGGTGTTTTATAGAAACCAGTTTCACGGTGAAAAGTTTTGGttttgctgatttacaaaaatacAATTATAGAAACATTATCCCATCGAAGCATTTTATACAGACTGATTTAAAATAAACACAGTACAAATACATGCAATAAATACATTCATTTTAATgcaaaaaacatttataaaaatacTGTTTTGTATTGCAACGTTGTGAATTAATTGTATTTTggctttttaaattttgttttcttaaaaaatatatttgggtCGGTGTCTGCACGGACTGACTTTGGTTCTAGTTAATTTACAGAGCGTGTGTTTGACACTCGCCACAGCAATCACATTGGACATGCATCCCACCCAAATCCAATAGGACATACAAAATAGGAAATCTTTACAAATCCctgcaaacaaaaaacacagaagtAACCATACTGGCAAGTTGCAGCTCATGCTAAAATACTGCATTTAATAAGTGACTTAATAACCGACCTGGACTTTCCAACTTTATCCCGTGGTTAGTTAAGGACCCATCATCATCCCCGCTCCGCGCTGTCATCTCCAATCCTTAAGGCATTCGCCCTGCGATACCAGGAATCCACCCGCAAGTTGTGTCCATCTCACCGGGGAGTGTCTCTACATTAGAGCAGGTTCCTTCAGGGCGACTGTGGAGGAAGGCGCGGCGGTGCCACCTGTCCGGGGGTGGCGGTGCCCCGGGCCGGCGTTGTCGCAGTCACAGTGTGGAGTTGAAAGCTGGTGTGCTGAATATATACGCGCCCGGCATCACCACCTGGCGAGGGAGAGCCAGGCGGACAGCGGCGAGGCGGCGTGGGCTTTAGTGGTTTTGTCCCAGGATAAAGTTTAGAAATCACACGGACATTTTTCAGAAACATTTCGAATATAAACTGGTGAAAGCGATTAAACAAAGGTCCCGCCTACTGGGATGGTGGGGCGGCTCGGCTCAGTGGCGTGGGTTGAGGTGCTGTGTATGGAGGGAGCCGGCTGGGAGCTCCCCGGGTGCTCACATTGTACAGTTCAAACCATAAGGCAAATATCGGCCTGGGCCGCACAGTCCCGCCCACCACTCCCTGTGCGGGCTGGGGCCGGGGGTGAAGGCCACGGCGAGGGGAGGACAGGCGCCCTAGGGCGGGGGGTATGATTCGTGCCCCAGCTGCCCGCCCTGGCTTAGGATCTCCACCGCCTTGTCCTGGCTCAAGCCCAGGTGCGCGGCGGCGAACTTGGCCAGCGGGTAGACGCCATCGCCGAAGTCCAGCTTGGGCTTGCAGTCGGCCGTGTGCATCTTCATGTGGCTGATGAGGTTGCGCTGCTGGGCGAACTTGCCGCCGCAGATCTGGCACtcgtagggcttctcgcccgagtGGATGCGCATGTGCTCGGTGAGGCGGTACTGACGGGTGAAGCGCATCCCACACGCCTCGCAGGCGAACGGCTTCAAGCCCAGGTGGCTGCGCATGTGGCGGGTCATGGTGCCGCGCTGTGTGAACTTCTTGCCGCAAATGTTGCAGGGGTAGGGCCGGGTGAGCCAGTGGGACTTCTCATGCTGCCGCAGCGTGGCTGGGTCCTTGTAGGACTTGTCGCAGCTGGAACAGCGGTAGGGCCGCACCAGCTCGCTCGGCTTGTCGGCGAAGGGGGCGGGCGGTTCGGCCAGATCCTTGTGGAACAGGTCGTCCTCGGTGTGGCTCTCCACGTGTGCGTTCAGCTGCTCCGAGCTGGGGAAGCCTTTGCCGCACGGGATGCAGACGTACAGGTTGTCGCCAAAGTGCTCGGGCTCGTAGCCCAGGTGACCGCACTGGTAGCGGTCGGCGGCTCCGGACGCGCCCGGCTCGTCGCTGCTCGTCTCCTCGCTGCTGCTCTTCTCGTCCTCCGCCTCCTCGCAGCCTAACCTCTGGTAGCGGGCTGACGGGGGAGGGTGCGGCGGCAGCACCGGGcctcccgcccccacctcccccctgtgCTCCTGCCGCTCTCCCCTCGCCCCCTTCTCCCGTTGGCACTCGTCCAGGAAGGAGGGCAACGGCTCCTGCTTGAACCAGTGGCACACCTCGTCCTGCCCCTTCCCCAGGCCGCTCCGGTACATGCCGACCTCCGGCCCCAGCACCTCGTCCGTCTCCATGGGGTGGAGGCC
Above is a genomic segment from Amblyraja radiata isolate CabotCenter1 chromosome 28, sAmbRad1.1.pri, whole genome shotgun sequence containing:
- the hic1 gene encoding hypermethylated in cancer 1 protein, which produces MIIPPLPGSGRTHLQSPGGEMMPMLDTMEVPNHAKQLLLQLNRQRTKGFLCDVIIVVQNALFRAHKNILAASSVYLKSLVVHDNLVNLDPEMVSPGTFRTVLDYIYTGRLNEYEQGNEQSLGAILAAASYLQLPDLVALCKKRLKRNGSYLHIRSGLSSYGKLARGLRTATPVIQSCYSVPPRLMDGQPLHTINTNSGELYAPPSHGNRLPDQAASQLLGLDLSKRSPQGEAHSGDSRQTSPPAGGAHVANGALGKEQAGGGLHPMETDEVLGPEVGMYRSGLGKGQDEVCHWFKQEPLPSFLDECQREKGARGERQEHRGEVGAGGPVLPPHPPPSARYQRLGCEEAEDEKSSSEETSSDEPGASGAADRYQCGHLGYEPEHFGDNLYVCIPCGKGFPSSEQLNAHVESHTEDDLFHKDLAEPPAPFADKPSELVRPYRCSSCDKSYKDPATLRQHEKSHWLTRPYPCNICGKKFTQRGTMTRHMRSHLGLKPFACEACGMRFTRQYRLTEHMRIHSGEKPYECQICGGKFAQQRNLISHMKMHTADCKPKLDFGDGVYPLAKFAAAHLGLSQDKAVEILSQGGQLGHESYPPP